Proteins encoded by one window of Puntigrus tetrazona isolate hp1 chromosome 17, ASM1883169v1, whole genome shotgun sequence:
- the cenpf gene encoding centromere protein F produces MSWAVEEWKDGLPGKALQKIQEIEGQLDKLKKERQQKQFQLDSLEATLQKQRQKMDSEKSEASALKRENQSLVESCESLEKTRQKLTHDIQTKEQQVNYLEGQLNSSKKQIDRLEQEIKKYKQELERSQTSHVSEIQQFSTPQKTFATPATPNHWQQDSKISDLQEKYNREVEERKRLEAEIKVMHVKLLNQSAVSHKDIARQQAGSSIFPWQQDQTHSHQSLTVIETPSRRRNGPSGMSWSYDDTPIKPHQQFTSGAQSDTAGSQQMEQLKNINQDLRSRVSELELRLQAQEKEMKNQVNKFSEIQSQLEMAKKDLAEKDKLFSKSRDELTKATGQYEQSVSKCSSLEMKLKQVTEEMNCQRHNSESMHRSLEQKIKDQERESQKELAQLQSSHQALDQQFNQVKNKMSMEIQQAKKEYNVLQSDKDKVNAQKIRLEKDLEELKQKLLRSEQALQASQVKEAELKKKSEELHREKNTLSCQLDQGMKRVKLLEDEKQNSEQNLAKSRTMVDDLKVKTQTQSDELTELHKKLDHQSVSSAQELENAKKTLAETEAKNMKTQAELQRLVNEVELKANKICTMEKETEDLKMTSISCQKDVAEMKKEYEALLQWKTEKELLINNTESNREEMFSKIADLENDKTKLSDAHDGLQKRLQDLENEKICLSGQIDSLKGELLIKCVELEEKGRVYEELQQQLCETHQKHNKEMDNLKQQITLMQEKVSELEATLHQETSKVRGVEKAHGQLLAEYESACDLAKSKDSIIEMNRTEIEHLQESFTLREQELEKFKEEKDMLAKECEDRLVHNKELEQEKLNVETSLQEVLQKIALLESDLKCQKDLNSDVQRKCDDISKVREDLAEKVSLAEKREKDLILEVESLLQKNKSFCSLEEQFNCLVSEAEENRSSLEKVKELHVQTTTELENQKTIAENLAKDIEEERRKVSNLKDNNAVLKVKQQEVENKANDLAEKYESLQKLHDVVCQEKENLLKQVSEMTGALAEKDAVAEKIVLMQTELEASNHLSTKLKNLLESLQKQFDSSAELNLSLEKNLQGISEEKALLETSIKKLTERYNKESEAHVSEIETHLKKEKSLEEHVSVLGAELQSKCLEAKNASAKLEEAALENVKLKQDLDLSKDQLREVTDSYQKVAKELEDLKQSASPQKIESLKAALADLKSQESAKSCEIKTLNGKLLEAQTEQAKVLEALNEKNINMSKIKVQLEMLQMDLEDNETCINSFDAQVETLQGNISVLETKLGESEAQRSIIQAELESVKEDYAKSTLEVTQLSACLEETQKEQQSSSALFAELESLHATYETLKFSLEQENCKQANLEAMYNNLLEQKLKLETDFKELKADAKNSREQIDKLKQANDSLVSQIAQQQTYIEQLQSEKILVVNSAADTLKKEQTADENDQDICEMPFANTSVLPFEEDIAVLGISSPREHLDSQEEVQMPLSADEDGKHIPLKEQMQNKSRELEEMPHVLKETIRTTEEQTEIKIEQLELQHAKELKRMEAQILSIRNELEAKLKEEKQHAEILSSQLEATMQQLQEMDLASSSLLATEPFQEMEKVTNEAQENPLHQPEKSDSTPDISPEIETSLKTLKETLTKREAELVHLQSQFEVLESEMAVRKDLCLDLEGKIREMEMEQTNGTDKLTSITQENTKLNNHIGELTEEIESLRLQLQTSKCQLSDVMEMMESLEMTKGEWNEKFFQTESELKRVRSEKANLEKHILSMEADIEEIQEQKQKQATELEAAKRTNCSLEQQLNITMAEGGRLKEELILCADERESENLSLMKWKEKAELLEKRETDTRELIKELEEDIRIGKRKNEVTANQIDALLKEKEQLIQQSQNLESTMAFLNEDNKNLSNELNGLKNNENLASRESENMSSKIHSLEHENIRLSQSLESSLLEKGEIASRLISTQEEVAQMRQGIEKLKVRIESDERKKNHMSQLLKAAQRKADVLQDNIEKLERDKELSEQNLEDAILQAESAKAELEEVQAETQDLTKKIEEMVSELKDLKEEKYKLEQDLQQKNNLIDELQLSNQATTEKLKSVEEATINQQQIIKDYQLKVSTMEEELQLQRTEVESKELKAQDLNTQLLSLQSENKEYSQKVLEYERCQAELHSSNQLLLKDLENKQQELNKENTQLQSQIAELQALSSIREERDELKKEKVMLQSTIAQLEEMTQMQSTKIEVLKTSVTSLENNIQQLESQFDAMKLMNSELTEKLNAVQESSLHLQTQHQHQLCEARERQNALEINQNLLTCQLQESKKQIEAHELSLEALTTEKDGLQRNVSEIQESHDVQIKENNRRHEENLKHVQQKHEMELNKLKEEIIAVEENLNSFKSQSSDVDSKFKELQNKLELCEKEKAELDSKVVRLSKEKDSAMSKINLWMKSCKQLESEKQALQEELQQQGQQITALQASQKQGDACSSDTLQEELQELKEALEEKSREADDSMDRYCSLMVKVHKLEETNETLKNQLKQLSTQTKTPKTRRSPRSENTDLENSKPVADKANLPAGKRQRAADDTPNKAQEALHSITKRLKAAAATPKATLEVDEDFKPEGLPELVQKGFADIPVGEMSPFIIRRTTVQRCSPRLANRMTAAQQSSVSDEHPVQISKKTTEGRISNTVQVPKAIQSNAAVLSPLTNGPRENSCESPVPAIEQKISRRSRSFKKSPEKQERVSASPKQNDNCQVQ; encoded by the exons ATGAGCTGGGCTGTAGAAGAGTGGAAGGATGGCCTTCCTGGAAAGGCCTTACAAAAGATCCAAGAGATTGAAGGGCAACTTGACAAGTTAAAGAAGGAAAGACAGCAGAAACAGTTTCAGCTGGATTCCCTTGAAGCTACATTACAAAAACAGAGGCAAAAG ATGGACAGTGAGAAAAGTGAAGCTTCTGCCCTTAAGAGAGAAAATCAGTCTTTAGTAGAATCTTGTGAAAGTCTGGAAAAGACTAGACAGAAACTTACACATGACATCCAAACAAAGGAGCAACAGGTGAATTATTTGGAGGGTCAACTTAACTCGTCCAAGAAGCAGATTGATAGACTAGAACAAGAGATCAAAAA ATACAAGCAGGAATTGGAACGGTCCCAAACTTCACATGTTTCAGAAATCCAACAGTTCAGTACGCCACAGAAAACTTTTGCAACTCCTGCGACACCTAATCATTGGCAACAGG ATTCAAAAATAAGTGACCTACAAGAAAAGTACAATCGAGAGGTTGAAGAGCGTAAAAGGTTGGAGGCTGAAATAAAAGTCATGCATGTAAAA CTTCTGAACCAGTCTGCAGTGAGCCATAAAGATATTGCAAGACAGCAGGCAGGGTCCTCAATTTTCCCTTGGCAGCAAGACCAAACACACAGTCATCAGTCTCTGACTGTGATTGAGACACCCTCTAGGAGAAGAAATGGACCCTCTGGGATGTCATGGTCCTACGATGACACACCAATTAAGCCCCACCAACAGTTCACATCAGGTGCTCAAAGTGACACAGCTGGATCACAGCAGATGGAACAGCTTAAGAATATAAATCAAG ATCTGAGGTCAAGGGTTTCTGAGTTAGAGCTCCGTCTTCAGGCTCAAGAGAAGGAAATGAAGAATCAGGTCAATAAATTCAGTGAAATTCAAAGTCAACTTGAAATGGCCAAGAAAGATCTGGCAGAAAAAGACAAACTCTTCAGCAAGTCCAGAGATGAACTCACAAAGGCCACAGGACAGTATGAGCAGTCAGTTTCTAAG TGTTCATCTCTTGAGATGAAGCTGAAGCAGGTAACGGAGGAGATGAACTGTCAGAGACATAATTCTGAAAGCATGCATAGGTCTCTGGAGCAGAAAATCAAGGACCAGGAAAGAGAGAGTCAAAAG GAACTTGCACAGCTTCAAAGCTCCCATCAAGCTCTTGATCAGCAATTTAACcaggtgaaaaataaaatgagtatgGAGATCCAGCAAGCCAAAAAGGAGTACAACGTTTTGCAGTCAGATAAGGATAAG GTAAATGCTCAAAAGATTCGTCTGGAGAAAGATTTGGAGGAGCTGAAACAGAAACTTCTCAGGTCTGAACAGGCATTGCAGGCCAGTCAAGTGAAGGAGGCAGAATTAAAGAAGAAATCGGAG GAGTTGCATAGAGAAAAGAATACGCTCAGTTGTCAGTTAGATCAAGGAATGAAAAGGGTCAAACTACTTGAAGACGAAAAACAAAATTCTGAGCAAAACCTTGCCAAAAGCCGTACAATGGTGGATGATTTAAAAG TTAAGACGCAAACTCAGAGTGACGAGCTGACTGAGCTTCACAAAAAATTGGACCATCAAAGTGTATCATCTGCTCAAGAATTGGAAAATGCCAAGAAAACTCTGGCTGAAACTGAAGCAAAGAATATGAAGACTCAGGCAGAGTTGCAAAGACTAGTTAATGAAGTTGAATTAAAAGCCAATAAAATTTGTACTATGGAGAAAGAAACTGAAGACCTCAAAATGACATCAATCTCTTGTCAGAAAGACGTTGCAGAGATGAAGAAAGAGTATGAGGCCCTTCTGCAGTGGAAAACTGAAAAGGAACTGTTGATTAATAACACTGAATCCAACCGTGAAGAAATGTTCAGTAAAATTGCAGATCTGGAGAATGATAAAACCAAACTCAGTGATGCTCATGATGGTCTCCAGAAAAGGCTGCAGGATTTAGAAAATGAGAAGATTTGCCTATCTGGACAGATTGATTCACTCAAAGGTGAACTGCTCATAAAATGTGTGGAGCTAGAGGAAAAAGGTAGAGTATATGAGGAGCTTCAACAGCAGTTATGTGAGACACATCAGAAACATAATAAGGAAATGGATAATTTGAAGCAACAAATCACTCTGATGCAGGAGAAGGTGAGTGAGCTTGAAGCTACTCTGCATCAAGAAACGAGTAAGGTGAGAGGAGTGGAGAAGGCACATGGTCAACTCCTTGCTGAATATGAAAGTGCTTGTGACCTTGCTAAATCAAAGGACTCTATTATTGAAATGAACAGAACTGAGATTGAGCATCTTCAGGAAAGCTTTACCTTGCGAGAGCAGGAATTAGAGAAATTCAAAGAGGAGAAAGACATGTTAGCTAAAGAATGCGAAGACCGCCTTGTACATAACAAAGAGCTGGAGCAAGAAAAACTGAATGTGGAAACATCCCTGCAGGAGGTACTTCAGAAGATAGCCCTCTTGGAATCAGAcctaaaatgtcaaaaagatttaaattcaGATGTCCAAAGAAAGTGTGATGATATTTCTAAAGTCAGAGAAGATCTAGCAGAGAAAGTGTCTTTagcagaaaagagagaaaaagatctTATTCTGGAAGTTGAATCTCTGCTACAAAAGAATAAGTCATTCTGTTCTCTTGAAGAGCAGTTCAATTGTCTTGTTTCTGAGGCAGAAGAAAATAGAAGTTCCCTGGAAAAAGTAAAGGAACTTCATGTTCAGACCACCACTGAGTTGGAAAATCAGAAGACCATAGCTGAGAATCTTGCAAAAGATatagaagaagaaagaaggaagGTGTCAAACTTAAAGGACAATAATGCAGTACTCAAAGTGAAACAGCAAGAGGTTGAAAACAAAGCTAATGATCTAGCTGAGAAGTATGAAAGCCTCCAGAAACTCCATGATGTTGTTTGCcaagagaaagaaaatcttCTTAAACAGGTTTCTGAAATGACAGGAGCACTTGCTGAAAAAGATGCAGTGGCAGAAAAGATTGTGTTAATGCAAACTGAGCTTGAAGCCTCAAATCATTTGTCCACCAAACTTAAGAATTTACTAGAAAGTCTTCAAAAACAGTTTGACTCATCTGCAGAGCTGAATTTAAGTCTGGAAAAAAATTTACAAGGCATATCTGAAGAAAAAGCATTATTAGAGACGAGCATCAAGAAGCTCACTGAAAGATACAACAAGGAATCTGAAGCTCATGTGTCTGAAATTGAAACTcatcttaaaaaagaaaagagtttagAAGAGCATGTCAGTGTACTTGGGGCAGAATTACAGAGCAAATGTCTAGAGGCCAAAAATGCTTCAGCGAAACTAGAGGAGGCTGCTCTTGAAAATGTAAAGTTGAAGCAAGATCTTGACTTATCTAAAGACCAACTCAGGGAGGTCACTGATTCCTATCAGAAAGTTGCAAAAGAACTTGAAGACTTGAAACAAAGTGCATCTCCACAGAAGATAGAAAGTCTCAAAGCTGCTTTGGCAGATTTAAAAAGCCAAGAATCTGCAAAATCCTGTGAGATTAAAACTTTGAATGGGAAGCTTCTGGAGGCTCAAACTGAGCAAGCTAAAGTATTAGAGGCACTGAacgaaaaaaacattaacatgagCAAAATCAAAGTACAGCTTGAAATGTTGCAGATGGATCTGGAAGATAATGAAACCTGCATTAATTCATTTGATGCACAAGTAGAGACACTGCAAGGCAATATCAGTGTTCTTGAAACAAAGTTAGGTGAGAGTGAGGCACAGAGGTCCATCATACAAGCAGAACTTGAGTCTGTCAAAGAAGACTATGCAAAGAGCACACTTGAAGTTACACAGCTGTCTGCATGTTTAGAGGAAACACAGAAAGAACAACAATCTAGTTCTGCATTATTCGCTGAGTTAGAGTCTTTACATGCAACATATGAAACACTTAAATTTTCCCTAGAGCAAGAGAATTGTAAGCAGGCAAACCTTGAAGCAATGTACAACAATCTTTTGGAACAAAAACTTAAGCTGGAAACAGATTTTAAGGAATTAAAAGCAGATGCCAAGAATTCCCGTGAGCAAATAGATAAATTAAAGCAGGCAAATGATTCTCTGGTATCTCAAATTGCACAACAGCAAACTTACATAGAACAACTACAGTCTGAGAAGATTCTTGTGGTAAACTCTGCTGCAGACACACTGAAAAAAGAGCAAACTGCAGATGAGAATGACCAGGATATTTGCGAAATGCCATTTGCTAACACATCTGTTTTGCCCTTTGAAGAAGATATTGCTGTCCTGGGTATTTCATCACCAAGAGAGCATCTTGATTCACAAGAAGAGGTCCAAATGCCATTGTCAGCAGATGAGGATGGCAAACACATACCGCTGAAAgagcaaatgcaaaataaatccaGGGAGCTTGAGGAGATGCCTCATGTTCTTAAGGAGACTATCAGAACCACGGAGGagcaaacagaaattaaaatagaaCAACTTGAATTACAGCATGCTAAAGAGCTCAAGAGGATGGAGGCACAAATACTCAGTATCAGAAATGAGTTGGAGGCCAAACTTAAAGAAGAAAAGCAACATGCAGAGATCTTATCCTCACAACTAGAGGCAACCATGCAACAACTGCAGGAAATGGACCTTGCATCCTCCTCTTTGCTGGCTACTGAACCTTTCCAG GAAATGGAAAAAGTGACAAATGAAGCACAAGAGAACCCACTGCATCAACCTGAAAAGTCAGACTCCACTCCAGATATTAGCCCAGAAATTGAAACCTCGCTTAAAACACTTAAGGAAACTCTAACAAAGCGAGAAGCAGAGCTTGTTCATTTACAGTCCCAGTTTGAAGTCTTGGAATCTGAAATGGCAGTTCGAAAAGATTTGTGCTTGGACTTGGAGGGCAAAATTCGTGAAATGGAAATGGAACAGACAAATGGCACAGACAAGTTGACATCAATCACACAAGAAAACACGAAACTGAACAACCACATTGGAGAGTTGACAGAAGAGATTGAATCACTGAGACTACAGTTGCAGACCTCTAAATGCCAGCTCTCAGATGTTATGGAGATGATGGAAAGCTTAGAGATGACAAAAGGTGAGTGGAATGAGAAGTTTTTCCAGACTGAGAGTGAACTAAAAAGAGTGCGTTCGGAGAAGGCTAATTTAGAGAAGCACATCCTCTCCATGGAGGCTGACATAGAAGAGATACAAGAACAGAAGCAAAAGCAAGCAACAGAGCTTGAAGCAGCTAAGAGGACAAATTGCAGCCTTGAACAACAACTTAATATAACTATGGCAGAAGGTGGGCGACTTAAAGAAGAGCTTATTTTGTGTGCTGATGAAAGGGAAAGTGAAAATCTCTCCTTAATGAAGTGGAAAGAAAAGGCTGAGCTTCTGGAGAAGAGAGAAACCGATACGCGAGAACTTATAAAAGAGCTAGAGGAGGACATTAGGAttgggaaaagaaaaaatgaggTGACGGCTAACCAAATTGATGCTctgctgaaagaaaaagagcaactCATACAACAGTCTCAAAACCTTGAGAGTACAATGGCTTTTCTGAATGAAGACaataaaaatctgtcaaatgaattgaatggtttaaaaaacaatgaaaatttaGCTTCAAGAGAGTCTGAAAACATGTCTTCCAAGATCCATTCACTTGAGCATGAGAATATCAGGCTTTCCCAATCACTAGAATCATCCCTTTTGGAGAAAGGTGAAATAGCCTCTAGGTTGATTTCTACTCAGGAGGAGGTAGCTCAGATGAGACAGGGTATTGAAAAACTGAAGGTACGAATTGAATCTGATGAACGGAAAAAGAACCACATGAGTCAGCTGCTCAAAGCTGCCCAGAGGAAGGCAGATGTTCTTCAAGACAACATTGAAAAGCTTGAGAGAGATAAAGAACTTTCTGAACAGAATCTAGAAGATGCCATTCTTCAAGCAGAGAGTGCCAAAGCTGAGCTTGAGGAAGTACAGGCTGAAACGCAAGATCTTACCAAGAAAATTGAAGAGATGGTCAGTGAGCTAAAAGATCTCAAAGAGGAGAAGTATAAACTTGAGCAAGACCTTCAACAAAAGAACAACCTAATTGATGAATTGCAGTTGTCCAATCAAGCAACTACTGAAAAACTTAAATCTGTGGAAGAGGCAACAATAAACCAGCAACAAATAATCAAGGACTACCAATTAAAAGTTAGTACCATGGAGGAGGAACTTCAACTTCAACGAACAGAAGTAGAATCGAAAGAACTGAAAGCTCAGGATTTGAACACTCAGTTGCTGTCTTTGCAATCAGAAAACAAGGAATATTCCCAGAAAGTCCTTGAATATGAAAGGTGTCAAGCGGAGCTTCATTCCTCCAATCAGCTGCTCTTGAAAGACTTAGAAAACAAGCAGCAGGAGCTtaacaaagaaaacacacaacTTCAGTCACAAATAGCTGAGCTGCAGGCATTATCTTCAATTCGAGAAGAGCGAGATGAATTGAAAAAGGAAAAGGTTATGTTGCAGTCTACTATTGCACAATTGGAGGAGATGACACAGATGCAGTCTACCAAGATAGAAGTACTGAAAACAAGTGTAACTTCTTTGGAGAATAATATCCAGCAGCTGGAGAGCCAATTTGATGCTATGAAGCTCATGAACTCCGAACTAacagaaaag TTAAATGCAGTACAAGAAAGCAGTTTGCACCTCCAGACACAACATCAGCACCAACTGTGTGAGGCAAGGGAAAGACAGAATGCTTTGGAGATTAATCAAAATCTATTGACTTGTCAACTACAGGAGTCTAAAAAGCAAATCGAAGCGCATGAg CTCAGCCTAGAAGCACTGACAACAGAAAAAGATGGCCTACAGAGAAATGTATCTGAGATTCAGGAAAGTCATGATGTTCAGATAAAGGAAAACAACAGGCGGCATGAGGAGAACCTGAAACATGTACAGCAGAAG catGAGATGGAGCTTAATAAACTGAAGGAAGAAATTATTGCGGTTGAAGAAAACCTCAATAGCTTTAAGTCTCAAAGTTCAGATGTGGACTCTAAATTTAAAGAGTTACAAAACAAATTAGaactttgtgaaaaagaaaag GCAGAGTTAGACTCAAAGGTTGTGCGCTTGTCCAAAGAGAAGGACAGTGCTATGAGTAAGATCAATTTGTGGATGAAGTCATGCAAACAGCTGGAGAGTGAAAAGCAGGCACTTCAGGAAGAACTTCAGCAGCAGGGGCAACAAATCACAGCATTACAGGCCTCTCAGAAACAAG GTGATGCCTGCAGTAGTGACACCCTGCAGGAAGAGCTACAGGAGCTGAAGGAAGCTCTGGAGGAAAAGAGCCGTGAAGCGGATGATAGCATGGACCGATACTGCAGCCTCATGGTCAAAGTTCACAAGCTGGAAGAGACCAATGAAACCCTCAAGAACCAGCTCAAGCAGTTGAGCACACAGACAAAGACCCCCAAGACCAGGAGGTCCCCCAGGTCCGAGAACACTGACCTGGAGAACAGTAAACCAGTGGCAGACAAAGCCAACTTGCCAGcaggaaagagacagagagcagcAGATGACACTCCTAACAAAGCACAGGAAGCCCTGCACAGTATCACCAAGAGACTGAAAGCTGCGGCTGCCACACCGAAAGCCACACTAGAAGTAGATGAGGATTTCAAACCAGAGGGTTTGCCTGAACTTGTTCAGAAAG GCTTTGCAGATATTCCAGTGGGAGAAATGAGTCCATTCATCATTCGCAGAACCACAGTGCAGCGCTGCAGCCCTCGTCTGGCCAATCGAATGACTGCGGCTCAGCAGAGCTCGGTTTCAGACGAGCATCCTGTGCAAATTTCCAAAAAGACAACAGAGGGCAGAATTTCAAACACT GTCCAGGTGCCTAAGGCGATCCAGAGCAATGCGGCTGTATTATCTCCACTCACCAACGGTCCACGGGAAAACAGCTGTGAAAGCCCAGTGCCCGCTATAGAGCAGAAAATTAGCAGGCGCTCACGAAGCTTCAAAAAGAGCCCGGAGAAACAAGAACGGGTCAGTGCCTCTCCTAAACAAAACGACAACTGCCAAGTTCAGTGA